A genomic window from Acidimicrobiia bacterium includes:
- a CDS encoding argininosuccinate synthase: MEKTKLVLAFSGGLDTSRCLVDLSKEYDVYTCTVDTGALTEQDRIEIANKSKLLGAVSHKLIDAKQVYFQEVIQYLIKGNVLKGGVYPLSVGAERGFQAILTTQYAKEINAQVIAHGSTGAGNDQFRFDMAIQVLAPEIEIKVPVREFNWSRQNHIDALRSYNMPIPEKPLYSINAGLWGTTIGGVETQADFIEENGEKIYTGSWNYLPDEAFEAAGHNINIETNPQEIVIGFASGVPISLNSKEQNAVDLIEALNLLGDEYGIGRAIHTGSTVLGSKGRVGVAAPAPILLIEAHRELEKSILTKSQLYLSKIISAEYERLIHEGLYLDPSIDDIKSYFDSCQSDITGEVRIKLVANNFVVMGYKSTNSILGYGASYGEQSLSFTGKDAEGFSKIYALESKIKNQVTKLY; this comes from the coding sequence ATGGAAAAAACCAAATTAGTATTAGCATTTTCAGGTGGACTAGATACCTCTCGATGCTTAGTTGATCTATCAAAAGAATACGATGTATATACATGTACAGTCGATACTGGGGCATTAACTGAACAAGATAGAATTGAGATTGCTAATAAATCTAAATTACTTGGTGCTGTTTCACACAAGTTAATAGATGCTAAACAAGTATATTTCCAAGAAGTAATTCAATATTTAATAAAAGGAAATGTGCTTAAAGGTGGTGTATATCCCCTGTCGGTTGGTGCTGAAAGAGGATTTCAGGCCATTTTAACAACGCAATACGCTAAAGAAATTAACGCTCAGGTAATTGCGCATGGTTCAACTGGAGCTGGTAATGATCAATTTAGGTTTGATATGGCAATTCAAGTTCTTGCTCCAGAAATAGAAATAAAAGTTCCGGTACGTGAATTTAACTGGAGCAGACAAAATCACATAGATGCACTTAGAAGTTATAATATGCCAATACCAGAAAAGCCTTTGTACTCAATTAATGCAGGCCTTTGGGGAACAACTATTGGTGGAGTCGAAACTCAAGCAGATTTTATAGAAGAAAATGGAGAAAAAATATATACAGGCTCATGGAATTATCTACCAGATGAGGCCTTTGAAGCTGCAGGTCATAATATCAATATTGAAACAAACCCTCAAGAAATAGTAATTGGTTTTGCCTCAGGTGTTCCAATTTCATTAAATTCCAAAGAACAGAATGCTGTAGATCTCATAGAAGCATTAAATTTATTAGGTGACGAATATGGTATTGGCAGGGCTATTCATACAGGTTCAACGGTATTGGGTTCGAAGGGTCGCGTAGGAGTTGCTGCACCAGCACCAATACTTTTAATAGAAGCACACAGAGAATTAGAAAAATCTATTTTAACTAAGTCGCAACTTTATCTATCTAAAATAATATCTGCTGAATATGAAAGATTAATTCATGAAGGTCTGTATCTTGACCCAAGTATCGATGATATAAAATCATATTTTGATTCTTGTCAAAGTGATATTACTGGTGAAGTCAGAATTAAGCTTGTAGCAAATAATTTTGTGGTCATGGGTTATAAGTCGACTAATAGTATTTTAGGATATGGAGCTAGTTATGGTGAACAATCACTTTCATTTACTGGCAAAGACGCAGAGGGTTTTTCAAAAATCTATGCTTTAGAATCAAAAATAAAAAACCAAGTAACAAAACTATATTAA
- the prcB gene encoding proteasome subunit beta, producing the protein MKIQYTNTSSPGTSFIEFLNQNQPDLLPQNQEFSNAIAEEISNLPHATTTVALRYKDGVVMAGDRRATAGLTIANRMMDKVMPADSHSGITIAGTAGIAMELVRLFQVQLEHYEKMAGEPLSFEGKANQLSFMIRNNLPMAMQGLMVVPLFAGYDLLKEQGRVFSYDATGGRYEEFDFTASGSGSVHARNWIKASFNTTLSAKAAIDIAIRSLFAAADEDAGTGGPDLVRKIFPTVATIDKDGINFLSDADIAKRATALLSGPEQGGTK; encoded by the coding sequence ATGAAAATACAATACACAAACACTTCTAGTCCAGGTACGTCTTTTATAGAATTTCTAAATCAGAATCAACCCGACTTGCTACCTCAGAATCAAGAATTTTCCAATGCAATTGCAGAAGAAATATCGAATCTTCCACATGCCACCACAACTGTAGCTTTAAGATATAAAGACGGCGTTGTAATGGCAGGAGATCGCAGAGCTACTGCAGGATTGACAATCGCTAATCGAATGATGGATAAAGTTATGCCAGCAGATTCTCATTCAGGTATTACAATTGCAGGTACCGCTGGTATTGCAATGGAACTTGTAAGGCTTTTTCAAGTACAACTAGAACATTACGAAAAAATGGCAGGAGAACCTTTAAGTTTTGAAGGTAAAGCTAATCAACTTTCTTTTATGATTAGAAATAATCTCCCAATGGCAATGCAGGGGCTAATGGTTGTACCGTTATTTGCTGGGTACGATCTACTAAAAGAACAAGGCAGAGTTTTTAGTTACGATGCAACTGGTGGAAGATACGAAGAATTCGATTTTACAGCGTCAGGTTCTGGCTCTGTACATGCAAGAAACTGGATCAAAGCTTCTTTTAACACAACGTTGAGCGCAAAGGCTGCAATCGATATAGCTATACGATCACTTTTTGCTGCAGCAGATGAAGATGCAGGAACTGGCGGTCCGGACTTAGTAAGAAAGATATTTCCAACTGTCGCAACAATAGATAAAGACGGAATTAATTTTTTGAGTGATGCCGATATAGCGAAAAGAGCTACTGCTTTACTTTCAGGCCCTGAACAGGGAGGAACTAAATAA
- a CDS encoding ubiquitin-like protein Pup encodes MAEQQRKSKPTSKSKDTEVDDVELKSDEKKSEEIKEDLDDLLDEIDGVLETNAEEFVKNYVQKGGQ; translated from the coding sequence ATGGCTGAGCAACAACGTAAATCTAAACCAACTTCCAAATCTAAAGATACCGAAGTAGATGATGTAGAACTTAAAAGTGATGAAAAAAAATCGGAAGAGATAAAAGAAGATCTTGATGATCTACTAGATGAGATCGATGGTGTATTAGAGACCAATGCCGAAGAATTTGTAAAAAACTATGTTCAAAAAGGTGGGCAATAG
- the prcA gene encoding proteasome subunit alpha — protein MTNPYYVSPEQVMKDRADYARKGIARGRSLVAIEYDLGIVMVAENPSKSLHKISEIYDRIAFAGVGKYNEFQMLRDAGVRLADQKGYAYSREDVVANELANTYAQSLGQVFTHEMKPFEVEVLIAQIGSGKKPNEMFHVLYDGTVMDESRFCVLGGNANDIETQLEADYAENMSLDDAIKLGAKVLKPGDEDQLDPSTLEVGYLDRTKEHRCFRRMKRSEIEKIFAK, from the coding sequence ATGACTAATCCCTATTATGTATCACCAGAACAAGTCATGAAAGATCGTGCTGATTATGCACGAAAAGGTATTGCACGTGGTAGATCACTTGTTGCAATTGAGTATGATTTAGGAATTGTCATGGTTGCTGAAAACCCTTCTAAGTCTTTACACAAAATTTCTGAAATATATGATCGTATTGCTTTTGCTGGAGTTGGAAAGTACAACGAATTTCAAATGTTGCGAGATGCAGGTGTACGTCTAGCTGATCAAAAAGGTTATGCATATTCGCGCGAAGATGTTGTAGCTAACGAATTGGCAAACACATACGCACAGTCGTTAGGACAGGTTTTTACTCACGAGATGAAACCATTTGAAGTAGAAGTTCTAATTGCTCAAATTGGTTCTGGAAAAAAACCAAATGAGATGTTTCATGTTTTGTATGATGGAACAGTTATGGATGAATCAAGATTTTGTGTATTAGGCGGAAATGCTAATGACATCGAAACTCAACTTGAAGCTGATTACGCAGAAAATATGAGCTTGGATGATGCTATAAAACTTGGTGCAAAAGTTTTAAAACCTGGTGACGAAGATCAACTCGATCCATCAACTTTAGAAGTTGGCTATCTAGATAGAACTAAAGAACACCGTTGTTTTAGACGAATGAAAAGAAGCGAAATTGAAAAAATATTCGCTAAATAA
- the argH gene encoding argininosuccinate lyase, translated as MEQKSSSWIHMGQGEKFNPAVSKLLLGGSPDRLILPFDIIGTRAHIRAIARAGIINSSEKVKLLSVLEKAGEYFEANDWAYDELAEDCHMALEAKISELCDDKTLASKVHTGRSRNDQVVTALTLYAKSMLIELKIQLLNYLESLIKLSEKAFNKKLIIPGYTHLQRGQPVLLAHHLLAHAWPIKRDLATLDFVIDSLNESPLGAGAVAGSTFLLDEKETAKELGFEEQFNNSIDVVANRDFILDILFVTSKIATHLCRFANEVVIWCSSEFSYITLGYEVSSTSSMMPQKKNPDTAEIVRGRSSLAISNLLTGFMVLKDLPYSYSRDLSVTKKPMYDSFEKMFSMLPALTSLVESIEFNDVSIAKSCEDELLAITDFSDQFVFEGLPFRKAHQFLGALVRYSREKSILVSVLIKDIEQDDDLKSFMVAKLQNEELVAQAIEILAKPAFKTKILSMLNEPGISCVNSKVGYGSTSIDSVNEQIKNLKNVIRDNNG; from the coding sequence ATGGAGCAAAAGTCATCATCATGGATTCACATGGGTCAAGGCGAAAAATTTAATCCTGCAGTTTCAAAATTATTGTTAGGCGGTTCTCCCGATAGGCTCATACTCCCATTTGATATTATTGGTACTAGAGCTCACATCAGGGCAATAGCACGTGCGGGGATTATAAATTCTTCAGAAAAGGTCAAGTTGCTATCTGTACTAGAAAAGGCTGGAGAATATTTTGAGGCTAACGATTGGGCATACGATGAATTAGCTGAAGATTGCCATATGGCGCTTGAAGCAAAAATAAGTGAATTGTGTGATGACAAGACTTTAGCCAGCAAAGTTCATACGGGTCGCAGCAGGAATGATCAAGTGGTAACAGCACTAACTTTATATGCAAAGAGTATGTTGATTGAATTAAAAATTCAATTATTAAACTATCTTGAATCTTTAATAAAATTAAGTGAAAAAGCTTTTAATAAAAAATTGATAATACCAGGTTATACTCACTTACAACGTGGACAACCAGTCCTTTTAGCACACCATCTTTTAGCACACGCATGGCCTATCAAAAGAGATCTCGCAACATTGGACTTTGTGATTGATTCGTTGAACGAATCCCCATTAGGAGCAGGAGCCGTTGCTGGTTCGACATTTTTATTAGATGAAAAAGAAACAGCTAAAGAGCTAGGTTTTGAAGAACAATTCAACAACTCTATTGATGTTGTGGCAAATAGAGATTTTATATTAGATATTCTTTTTGTAACTTCAAAAATAGCAACTCATTTATGCAGGTTTGCAAACGAAGTTGTAATTTGGTGCTCTAGCGAATTTTCATATATTACCCTGGGCTACGAAGTTTCTTCCACATCTTCAATGATGCCTCAAAAGAAGAATCCAGATACTGCGGAAATAGTTAGAGGTAGATCATCATTAGCTATATCTAACTTATTAACTGGCTTTATGGTCTTAAAAGATTTACCATATTCTTATTCTCGAGATTTATCAGTGACTAAAAAACCAATGTATGATTCATTTGAAAAAATGTTTTCAATGTTGCCAGCATTAACTTCTCTAGTTGAAAGTATTGAATTCAATGATGTAAGTATTGCTAAGAGTTGCGAAGATGAGCTTCTAGCTATAACGGATTTTTCTGACCAGTTTGTATTCGAAGGCTTACCATTTCGTAAAGCACATCAATTTTTAGGTGCATTAGTTAGGTATTCACGTGAGAAGAGTATTTTAGTTAGTGTCTTAATTAAAGATATTGAGCAAGATGACGATCTCAAGTCTTTCATGGTAGCTAAATTACAAAACGAGGAACTTGTTGCACAGGCAATTGAAATATTAGCCAAACCGGCATTTAAAACAAAAATTCTTTCAATGCTAAATGAACCAGGGATATCATGTGTAAATTCTAAAGTAGGATACGGCTCTACGAGTATTGACTCAGTAAACGAACAAATTAAGAATTTGAAAAATGTGATTAGGGATAACAATGGATAA
- the arc gene encoding proteasome ATPase, translating to MSNFISDNETNDNEDTADDTSANSSYEESRNNTMKQDAQTLKAEIDILQKKLVDAPKRIRTLEEKLISLKAELSDSSRRNERLSATLKEAREHIAALREEVEKLTLPPAAYGTFLGINEDDTVDVISAGRKMRVSIHPDIDIESLKIGDDVVLNDSLSVILSRSSDKQGELVILREVMEDGNRALVMCRGDEERVCELADSIKEKKLRVGEHLLLDTRSNLLVERIARPEVEQLLLEEVPDISYEDIGGLDAQIEMIQDAVELPYIYGDLFKEHELEAPKGILLYGPPGCGKTLIAKAVANSLSKRVAEKTGEKKKNAYFINVKGPELLNKYVGETERQIRLIFERAREKASEGVPVVVFFDEMDSLFRTRGTGISSDMESTIVPQLLSELDGVEILNNVIVIGASNREDLIDPAILRPGRLDVKIKIERPTQEAAKEIYAQYLTSSLPIAEDELKKFDNDREKTIQSMVSEAASIMYEESEATQFLEVTYQNGEKEILHFKDFSSGAMIENVVRRAKKLAIKRNIADGPKGISTQDLIDSIHQEFREQEDLPNTTNPDDWAKISGKKGERIIYIRTLIQKGDETTGGKEVERVATGQYL from the coding sequence ACAGACTCTAAAAGCCGAGATTGATATTTTACAAAAAAAATTAGTTGATGCGCCTAAGCGCATTCGTACATTAGAAGAAAAACTTATTTCGCTTAAAGCAGAACTTTCTGATTCATCAAGAAGGAATGAAAGATTAAGCGCTACATTGAAAGAAGCAAGAGAGCATATCGCAGCATTGCGTGAAGAAGTAGAAAAACTAACTTTACCTCCTGCTGCATATGGTACATTTCTAGGTATTAACGAAGACGATACTGTTGATGTAATTAGTGCTGGTCGTAAAATGCGTGTGAGTATTCATCCAGATATAGATATAGAAAGCTTAAAAATCGGCGATGACGTTGTATTAAATGATTCGCTAAGTGTAATTCTATCTCGCTCAAGTGATAAGCAAGGCGAATTAGTAATACTACGTGAAGTTATGGAAGATGGAAATCGTGCATTAGTAATGTGTCGTGGTGATGAAGAAAGAGTCTGTGAGCTTGCTGATTCTATTAAAGAAAAGAAATTACGAGTTGGTGAACATTTACTTTTAGACACACGTTCTAATCTTTTAGTTGAAAGAATTGCACGCCCAGAAGTTGAACAACTTTTACTTGAAGAAGTACCTGATATTTCTTACGAAGATATTGGTGGTTTAGATGCACAAATAGAAATGATTCAAGATGCTGTAGAACTCCCATATATTTATGGAGACCTATTTAAAGAGCACGAACTTGAAGCTCCTAAAGGAATTTTATTATATGGCCCTCCAGGTTGCGGTAAAACTCTAATAGCCAAAGCGGTTGCTAATTCATTATCAAAACGTGTTGCTGAAAAAACTGGGGAAAAGAAGAAGAATGCTTATTTCATAAATGTTAAAGGTCCTGAACTTTTAAATAAATATGTGGGTGAAACAGAACGTCAAATACGTTTAATCTTTGAACGTGCTCGCGAAAAAGCTTCAGAAGGAGTTCCAGTCGTAGTATTTTTCGATGAGATGGACTCACTATTTAGAACTCGTGGTACTGGGATTTCATCCGATATGGAATCAACAATTGTCCCTCAGCTTTTAAGTGAGTTAGATGGTGTTGAAATATTAAATAACGTAATCGTAATTGGAGCATCAAATAGAGAAGACCTTATCGACCCAGCAATTTTGCGTCCAGGCCGTTTAGACGTGAAAATAAAGATAGAGCGTCCAACCCAAGAGGCTGCTAAAGAAATATATGCTCAGTATCTAACTTCGTCATTGCCAATTGCAGAAGACGAGCTTAAGAAATTTGATAACGACAGAGAAAAGACAATACAAAGTATGGTATCAGAAGCTGCCAGCATAATGTATGAAGAGTCTGAAGCAACACAATTCTTAGAAGTCACATATCAAAATGGCGAAAAAGAAATATTGCATTTTAAAGATTTTTCTTCAGGTGCAATGATAGAAAATGTTGTAAGACGTGCAAAGAAGTTAGCTATAAAACGAAATATTGCTGACGGGCCAAAAGGTATAAGCACCCAAGATCTGATTGATTCTATACATCAAGAATTTAGAGAGCAAGAAGATTTACCTAACACAACTAATCCTGATGATTGGGCAAAGATATCCGGCAAGAAAGGCGAACGTATTATTTATATTCGTACTTTGATTCAAAAAGGCGATGAAACAACAGGCGGCAAAGAAGTTGAACGTGTTGCTACAGGACAGTATCTATAG
- the pafA gene encoding Pup--protein ligase — MKKRIYGIENEYGVTCTFKGQRRLSPDEVARYLFRRVVSWGRSSNVFLENGSRLYLDVGSHPEYATPECDNLSDLVAHDKAGERILEGLVQSAEKRLREEGIRGEIYLFKNNTDSAGNSYGSHENYLLRREADFEKVTNVLIPFLVTRQIYTGAGKIIQTPKGSIYSMSQRAEHIWEGVSSATTRSRPIINTRDEPHADAEKYRRLHVIVGDSTMSEYTTFLRVGTTAIILRMLEEDPAPWRDLTFENPIRAIRDISLDTSGKKPQRLSNARDVSAFDVQSEYLTRALRFASRRGLPKEEQKALNMWEHVMTKFEKDPFSLSTEVDWVIKHNLIQTYAKKHKLELSHPKIQLLDLQYHDVNRNRGLYYLLERNNRVERITDDETICEAMTLAPQTTRARLRGEFIKVAKEKKRDYTVDWVHLKLNDQAQRTVICKDPFLSHDDRVERLIASL, encoded by the coding sequence TTGAAAAAAAGAATCTACGGTATCGAGAATGAATACGGAGTTACTTGCACATTTAAAGGCCAACGTCGTTTAAGTCCAGACGAAGTTGCGCGTTATCTTTTTAGGAGAGTTGTCTCTTGGGGTAGATCTTCAAACGTATTTTTAGAAAACGGTTCACGACTATATTTAGACGTAGGTTCTCACCCCGAATATGCAACACCGGAATGCGATAATTTAAGCGATCTTGTTGCTCATGATAAAGCTGGTGAGCGTATACTAGAAGGTTTAGTGCAATCTGCAGAGAAACGTTTACGTGAAGAAGGTATACGAGGAGAGATTTATCTTTTCAAAAATAATACTGATTCAGCGGGCAATAGTTATGGTAGTCACGAGAATTATCTTTTACGAAGAGAGGCAGATTTTGAAAAAGTTACCAATGTTTTAATACCATTTTTGGTCACTCGACAAATTTATACAGGGGCTGGAAAAATCATCCAGACTCCTAAAGGCTCTATATATTCTATGAGTCAGCGAGCCGAACATATTTGGGAAGGCGTTTCTAGCGCAACCACACGATCACGTCCAATAATTAATACAAGAGATGAACCTCATGCTGATGCAGAAAAATACAGACGTTTACATGTAATTGTTGGTGATTCAACTATGAGCGAGTATACGACATTTCTTAGAGTTGGTACTACAGCAATTATTTTAAGAATGCTCGAAGAAGATCCTGCACCTTGGAGAGATTTGACATTTGAAAATCCTATTAGAGCAATTAGAGATATTTCTTTAGACACTTCAGGAAAGAAACCTCAACGACTTTCAAATGCACGCGATGTAAGTGCGTTTGATGTACAAAGCGAGTATCTAACGCGAGCTTTACGTTTTGCTTCACGCAGAGGTCTTCCAAAAGAAGAACAAAAAGCATTAAACATGTGGGAACATGTTATGACTAAATTTGAGAAAGATCCATTTTCCTTATCAACCGAAGTTGATTGGGTAATAAAACATAATCTTATACAGACTTACGCCAAGAAACATAAACTGGAGTTATCGCACCCAAAAATACAGTTATTAGATTTGCAATATCATGATGTAAATCGTAATCGTGGTTTGTACTATCTTTTAGAAAGAAATAATAGAGTTGAGAGAATAACTGATGATGAGACAATTTGTGAAGCAATGACGCTTGCTCCTCAAACTACTCGTGCTCGACTTAGAGGTGAATTTATTAAAGTTGCTAAAGAGAAAAAGCGAGATTATACAGTTGATTGGGTGCATCTAAAGCTCAATGATCAGGCACAACGTACTGTAATTTGTAAAGATCCTTTTTTGAGTCACGATGATAGGGTAGAGCGTTTAATAGCTTCACTCTAG
- a CDS encoding proteasome accessory factor PafA2: MAIAKIMGIETEYGIMSNGTDSQYQNPMTSSGLLINAYLHGSRTEFDFADETPAQDARIEVNEPPSIFPETHLINAMLTNGARYYVDHAHPEYASPEVSNALEAVLYDRAGEEILRRSMLEAKNIIDGEIIVYKNNTDSKGNSYGTHEGYLVQRNVPFTTLVNSLTSHFVSRQIFCGAGKVGSELHASNNKVDFQISQRADFMEEPVGLETTMKRPIVNTRDEPHSDASKYRRLHIIVGDANMCDVSTFLKLGTTAIILAMIEDDFEDFNNNLCVLVEPVKSIKEISHDTTLKVKVETNKGFMTALDIQKSILDSAKKYISSCTSEQIELIGGNIAHEILKRWEDVLAKLETNPESLSGQVDWITKKKIIDGFKLRDNLEANDPKLCGIDVQYHDIRKGKLFDKMRIRGEIEALVSDKEIVNSVDNPPETTRAYFRGSVLKKFAKNVHSANWDSVTLDIGSSTLKRIPMMEPTRGNKDSVQGLLDSCDTPIELINKLEE, encoded by the coding sequence ATGGCTATTGCAAAAATTATGGGTATTGAAACTGAATACGGAATTATGTCTAATGGTACTGATTCTCAATATCAAAACCCTATGACTTCATCTGGTTTATTAATTAATGCTTATTTGCATGGTTCGCGTACAGAATTTGATTTCGCTGATGAAACACCAGCACAAGATGCACGTATTGAAGTTAATGAACCTCCGTCTATATTTCCTGAAACACATTTAATTAATGCAATGCTTACCAATGGTGCAAGATATTATGTCGATCATGCCCATCCTGAATATGCATCACCAGAAGTAAGCAATGCTCTAGAAGCTGTATTGTATGATCGCGCAGGAGAAGAAATTTTGCGACGATCAATGTTAGAAGCCAAAAATATTATTGATGGAGAAATTATTGTATATAAGAACAATACTGATTCAAAAGGTAACTCCTACGGCACACATGAGGGATATCTTGTACAGCGTAACGTTCCTTTTACAACACTTGTAAATTCGTTAACATCACATTTCGTTTCTAGACAAATATTTTGTGGTGCTGGTAAAGTTGGTTCAGAATTACATGCATCTAATAATAAGGTGGATTTTCAAATAAGTCAGCGTGCAGATTTTATGGAAGAACCAGTTGGACTTGAAACTACGATGAAGAGGCCAATAGTAAATACTCGTGATGAACCACATAGCGATGCTAGTAAATATAGAAGATTACACATTATTGTTGGGGATGCAAACATGTGCGATGTTTCAACTTTTTTAAAGCTAGGAACAACTGCAATTATTTTAGCCATGATTGAAGATGATTTTGAAGACTTCAATAACAATCTATGCGTATTAGTAGAACCTGTTAAATCAATAAAAGAAATTAGTCACGATACAACTTTAAAAGTAAAAGTAGAAACTAATAAAGGTTTCATGACAGCATTAGATATACAAAAATCAATACTTGATTCCGCTAAAAAATATATCTCTTCCTGTACATCTGAGCAAATAGAACTTATAGGTGGAAATATAGCGCATGAAATTTTAAAAAGATGGGAGGATGTTCTTGCGAAACTTGAAACCAATCCTGAAAGTTTAAGTGGTCAAGTTGATTGGATAACAAAAAAGAAAATTATTGATGGCTTTAAATTAAGAGATAATTTAGAAGCTAATGATCCAAAACTTTGTGGCATAGATGTTCAATATCATGATATTAGAAAAGGTAAGCTTTTCGATAAAATGCGTATTCGTGGTGAGATTGAAGCATTGGTTAGCGATAAAGAAATAGTAAACAGTGTTGATAACCCTCCAGAAACAACAAGAGCGTATTTTAGAGGAAGTGTTTTAAAGAAGTTCGCTAAAAACGTCCATAGTGCAAATTGGGATAGCGTAACTTTAGATATTGGTTCTTCCACTTTAAAAAGAATTCCAATGATGGAACCCACGAGAGGCAATAAAGATAGTGTTCAAGGTCTTTTAGATAGTTGCGATACACCTATTGAACTTATCAATAAATTAGAAGAATAG
- a CDS encoding alpha/beta hydrolase, whose amino-acid sequence MPPDSKRRNTVTLHRPPSILNPKFVHPLNADQQEEAARVFQDAINSLTGNFNRPSMLALRAEGREILRALRHPRDFNYVIPNPNIENTKKSVYFIPGTGAPGASLIMLLNRIVSGNSEYAASNRGTRYNTNASGDIFAEGWSTYKPNIGPTPWIIHDEIKKIIDLVERTGSPITIVGHSLGGMYGLILARALGPEYIEHVIAVGSPCQFDLNTARTSTNVGFAANIMEAIVPFMDENLLNSLIPEEFLAPLGIQYTAIYGVGSQKKYGDGIVNPFSCIPPDNEGYLGLAVPNAHMSMITDPSIAKLIEHLIIHGNQGELPDDISSILATPEDIARCKAEFDFISTDTAGRTYSIDPQSKILELLELTPNGRDVFRAFLRRVLTGTYEIPELDPNHGRPHGIAPTTRIDNSNTPSSASVGSSLDQLDALVRTGPPDHLFIGADGTKTSGVVVHVELPWAHL is encoded by the coding sequence ATGCCACCAGATTCAAAACGAAGAAATACTGTAACTCTTCATCGACCTCCTAGTATCTTAAACCCTAAATTCGTGCACCCATTGAATGCAGATCAGCAAGAAGAAGCTGCGCGTGTATTTCAAGATGCAATCAATAGCTTAACTGGCAATTTTAACAGACCATCTATGCTGGCATTACGAGCAGAGGGTAGAGAAATACTACGTGCCCTTCGTCATCCTCGTGATTTTAATTATGTTATTCCTAACCCAAACATTGAGAACACTAAAAAAAGCGTATATTTTATACCCGGCACAGGCGCACCTGGTGCTTCTTTAATAATGTTGTTAAACCGTATTGTTTCAGGCAACTCAGAATATGCTGCATCAAACCGTGGAACAAGATATAACACCAATGCTAGTGGTGATATTTTTGCAGAGGGTTGGTCTACTTATAAGCCTAATATTGGCCCAACCCCTTGGATTATACACGATGAAATAAAAAAGATAATTGATCTTGTTGAACGTACTGGTAGTCCAATTACAATTGTAGGGCATTCATTAGGTGGAATGTATGGACTTATACTCGCACGAGCACTAGGTCCAGAATATATTGAACATGTAATTGCGGTAGGTTCACCTTGTCAATTTGATCTTAACACTGCAAGAACATCTACAAATGTAGGTTTTGCTGCAAATATCATGGAGGCAATAGTGCCATTTATGGATGAAAATTTGCTTAATAGCCTGATACCCGAGGAGTTCCTAGCACCACTTGGAATACAATATACTGCTATATATGGCGTAGGTAGTCAAAAAAAATATGGTGATGGAATAGTAAATCCCTTCTCTTGTATACCACCAGATAATGAAGGTTATTTAGGCTTAGCTGTACCTAATGCCCATATGAGTATGATTACGGATCCATCTATCGCCAAATTGATAGAACACCTAATCATTCATGGAAACCAAGGTGAACTTCCTGATGATATATCCTCAATTCTTGCAACACCTGAGGATATAGCTAGGTGTAAAGCTGAATTCGATTTCATATCAACAGATACAGCTGGAAGGACCTATTCTATAGATCCACAAAGTAAAATTTTAGAACTTTTAGAACTCACGCCAAATGGTCGGGATGTATTTAGAGCATTTTTGCGAAGGGTCTTAACGGGTACTTATGAAATCCCAGAGTTGGATCCTAATCATGGAAGACCACACGGCATAGCACCAACGACGCGAATCGATAATAGCAATACACCAAGTAGTGCTTCCGTGGGCTCATCTTTAGATCAACTAGATGCACTAGTTAGAACAGGTCCACCAGATCATCTATTTATCGGTGCTGACGGAACAAAGACATCTGGTGTAGTCGTTCACGTAGAGCTACCGTGGGCTCATCTTTAG